Proteins encoded by one window of Blautia faecicola:
- a CDS encoding cobaltochelatase CobT-related protein, whose translation MEDVRWPAEQLEEHRLEISNRIRNLFWTVSGDYDIEFEPDTEKYVYSKQTVLYEAVKQGAFARYFDQKKLGMYLMKKLHFSAGEDVLLPLAGLCMDAAVNRFIIRERLGTKEIREQAFRELEKAEEEQVSDKAGTDLIHRIRLLYIKHALEDTDDEGMDPQAEIALYKIFSLKDAENTEDVINVIDEIYNHVLDPSFEKRNGNLEKILNLPDMALANDAWQECMTDEQMEDIIQKYLSNLKKKMMSLDIRNKKKKRFYFSPENEEVPESSENINPQAVRRIREYVELNYGKSYLSESEQARINRKFCTGIHKNCILYLTDGILQNPVIKNNQYRFAQLQFEKNKAYYGNNHWIIKRNISVLAESLKRAFIIRKDDFVSRSDAGQLVPERLWKIGRTDDDKLFNRKKRSEDSEFVIDVLIDSSGSQAGRQAQVAAQGYIISEALSQAGIPHRVTGYCAFWGYTVLQRFRDYEDPRETNERIFQFRAYANNRDGLALKTVSSSLMERPEKNKILIVLSDGKPCDMSIQRPGTRQPRIYDGEGAVKDTAYEVRRVRNQGIFVIGIFVGNEEELSVEKRIYGKDFAYIRNISNFSRMVGTFLRRQIDME comes from the coding sequence ATGGAGGATGTCAGATGGCCGGCGGAACAACTGGAAGAACATCGTCTGGAGATCAGCAATCGTATCAGAAATCTTTTTTGGACAGTCAGTGGTGATTATGATATAGAATTTGAACCGGACACAGAAAAATATGTGTATTCAAAACAAACGGTTTTATATGAGGCAGTGAAGCAGGGTGCCTTTGCACGATATTTTGATCAGAAGAAACTTGGCATGTATTTGATGAAAAAATTACATTTTTCTGCTGGAGAAGATGTGCTTTTGCCTCTTGCTGGATTATGCATGGATGCTGCAGTGAATCGTTTTATTATTCGAGAACGTTTGGGAACAAAGGAAATCAGAGAACAGGCGTTCAGAGAATTGGAAAAGGCCGAGGAAGAGCAGGTATCAGACAAAGCTGGAACAGACCTGATTCACAGGATTAGGCTTCTGTATATAAAGCATGCTCTGGAGGACACAGACGATGAGGGAATGGATCCACAGGCAGAGATTGCATTGTACAAGATTTTTTCTCTGAAGGATGCGGAAAATACGGAAGATGTCATAAACGTGATAGATGAGATTTATAATCATGTTCTGGATCCCTCTTTTGAAAAAAGGAATGGGAATCTGGAGAAAATTCTAAATTTACCGGATATGGCATTGGCCAATGACGCGTGGCAGGAATGCATGACGGATGAACAGATGGAAGACATCATTCAAAAATATCTTTCTAATCTCAAAAAAAAGATGATGAGTCTGGATATCAGAAACAAAAAGAAAAAAAGATTTTATTTCTCTCCGGAAAATGAAGAAGTTCCGGAAAGCTCGGAGAATATAAATCCACAGGCAGTGCGACGGATACGGGAATATGTGGAATTGAATTACGGGAAATCGTATCTAAGTGAATCGGAGCAGGCCAGAATCAACAGGAAATTTTGTACAGGAATCCACAAAAACTGTATCCTGTATCTTACAGATGGAATTTTACAGAACCCTGTCATAAAAAATAATCAATACCGTTTTGCTCAGCTGCAGTTTGAAAAAAATAAAGCCTATTATGGAAATAATCACTGGATCATCAAAAGAAATATTTCTGTGTTGGCAGAGTCACTGAAACGGGCATTTATAATCCGAAAGGATGATTTTGTCAGCAGATCTGATGCAGGGCAGCTTGTTCCAGAACGGTTATGGAAAATTGGAAGAACAGACGATGACAAGCTATTTAATAGAAAAAAGAGATCAGAAGATTCTGAATTTGTAATAGACGTCCTGATTGATTCCAGTGGTTCCCAGGCTGGCAGACAGGCTCAGGTAGCGGCGCAGGGATATATTATCAGTGAAGCATTAAGTCAGGCAGGAATTCCTCATCGGGTGACAGGATACTGTGCCTTCTGGGGATATACAGTACTTCAGAGATTTCGGGATTATGAAGATCCAAGGGAAACAAATGAAAGAATCTTTCAATTTCGGGCGTATGCCAATAACAGAGATGGGCTTGCACTGAAAACAGTCTCTTCCTCTCTCATGGAGCGACCGGAAAAAAATAAGATTTTAATCGTATTAAGTGATGGAAAACCCTGTGATATGAGCATACAACGACCAGGAACCCGCCAGCCCAGGATCTATGACGGAGAAGGAGCTGTGAAAGATACTGCTTATGAGGTGCGGCGGGTCAGAAATCAGGGAATTTTCGTAATTGGTATTTTTGTAGGGAATGAAGAAGAACTCTCCGTGGAAAAGAGAATCTATGGAAAAGATTTTGCCTATATTCGTAATATCAGCAATTTTTCCCGTATGGTAGGAACTTTTTTGCGAAGACAAATTGATATGGAATGA
- a CDS encoding response regulator: MSKLLILVVEDDTSVRNLITTTLKAHEYRYLTAPDGQSAILEASSHNPDIVLLDLGLPDMDGVEIIKKIRTWSNMPIIVISARSEDTDKIDALDAGADDYLTKPFSVEELLARLRVTQRRLLMMQKVSPAEAVVFVNGKLRVDYAAGCAYLNEEELHLTPIEYKLLCLLTRNIGKVLTHTFLTQSIWGSSWDNDIASLRVFMATLRKKIEKEPNSPQYIQTHIGVGYRMLKVD, encoded by the coding sequence ATGAGTAAGTTACTAATATTAGTTGTAGAAGATGACACATCTGTCAGAAATTTAATTACAACAACCTTAAAAGCGCACGAATACCGATATCTGACGGCGCCCGATGGTCAATCGGCAATTTTAGAAGCATCTTCACACAATCCTGACATTGTTTTACTTGATTTAGGACTTCCTGATATGGATGGCGTTGAGATTATTAAAAAAATCCGTACTTGGTCAAACATGCCAATTATCGTAATCAGTGCTCGCAGTGAAGATACCGATAAAATTGATGCGTTGGATGCTGGTGCAGATGATTATTTAACAAAGCCATTTTCTGTTGAAGAACTGCTTGCCAGACTACGAGTCACGCAAAGAAGATTATTGATGATGCAAAAAGTATCCCCTGCCGAAGCGGTTGTTTTTGTAAACGGAAAACTTCGTGTAGATTATGCTGCAGGTTGTGCTTATTTGAATGAAGAAGAGTTGCATTTAACACCTATTGAATATAAGTTGCTTTGCCTGTTGACAAGAAATATAGGAAAAGTTCTGACCCATACTTTCCTTACGCAAAGCATTTGGGGAAGTAGTTGGGATAATGATATTGCCTCCCTTCGTGTGTTTATGGCAACACTTCGTAAAAAAATCGAGAAAGAACCGAACTCTCCACAATATATCCAAACACACATTGGTGTTGGGTATCGGATGCTGAAAGTTGATTGA
- a CDS encoding nitrous oxide-stimulated promoter family protein, protein MLIVDKLKGNLYTRIKKHMTKKMYHLYYRENREASQSKEEYEANLLRAYRHLDACRFKNKGWPCPTCPSCCFCGKDYETMTEVMDFAREWMKENPDKARFMKPPKFLHKH, encoded by the coding sequence ATGCTGATTGTGGACAAATTAAAAGGAAATTTATATACCAGAATCAAAAAACATATGACTAAAAAAATGTATCACCTTTATTATCGTGAAAACAGGGAAGCTTCACAGTCTAAAGAAGAATATGAAGCAAATTTATTAAGAGCATACCGACATTTAGACGCATGCAGATTCAAAAATAAGGGATGGCCATGTCCAACATGCCCAAGTTGCTGTTTTTGTGGAAAAGATTATGAAACTATGACTGAGGTAATGGATTTTGCCCGGGAATGGATGAAAGAGAATCCGGACAAAGCCAGATTTATGAAACCACCCAAATTCTTGCATAAACATTGA
- a CDS encoding Rrf2 family transcriptional regulator translates to MKYSTKLSDTVHVMVLIAINKEKSLSSASIAESVHTNPGFVRQLMLKLKKAGLMTSVAGHARPSLSKPADQITLLDIYKAVEGDKPLLHLDTHTNPDCGVGMNIQLSLQGFYNEIQKNAEEKMNTITLQDIINTYYQRTSMQNDLQNII, encoded by the coding sequence ATGAAATACTCAACGAAATTAAGCGATACTGTTCATGTGATGGTTCTGATTGCCATCAACAAGGAAAAATCTCTCTCCAGTGCCTCAATTGCAGAAAGTGTCCATACAAATCCCGGATTTGTACGCCAGCTTATGTTAAAACTAAAAAAAGCCGGACTTATGACCAGTGTAGCCGGACATGCCCGTCCTTCTCTTTCAAAACCAGCAGATCAGATTACATTGCTGGATATTTATAAAGCAGTTGAAGGTGATAAACCATTGCTTCATTTAGATACTCATACCAACCCTGATTGCGGCGTTGGCATGAATATTCAGTTGTCTTTGCAGGGATTCTATAATGAAATCCAAAAAAATGCTGAAGAAAAAATGAATACGATTACTTTACAGGATATCATAAATACCTATTATCAGCGAACATCCATGCAAAACGATTTGCAAAACATTATATGA
- a CDS encoding TetR/AcrR family transcriptional regulator yields MKDTFLELLNQKSFTKITVTEVCKNAEINRGTFYLHYYDIYDVLSDIFNDMTQDMLTTVDHLFCLNQKSCSYPFCQKIQMESQYRALFLDDAIAPILLEKIAENTKEGYVTWLMSHSLLTFEQAESVFYFQMNGCLSINRLMLRNHCNDWKQIQTVIDKFIKAGLESFLIHDQREEKTSDNFCSKISPTVTASSTLR; encoded by the coding sequence ATAAAAGATACGTTCTTAGAGTTGTTAAATCAGAAAAGTTTTACGAAAATTACAGTTACAGAGGTCTGCAAAAATGCTGAAATCAACCGTGGCACTTTTTATCTTCATTACTACGATATCTATGATGTATTATCAGATATTTTTAATGATATGACTCAGGATATGTTAACAACGGTAGATCATTTATTTTGTCTAAATCAAAAAAGCTGTTCCTATCCGTTCTGTCAGAAAATACAGATGGAATCACAATACAGAGCACTGTTTCTGGATGATGCAATTGCCCCTATTCTTCTGGAAAAAATAGCAGAAAATACAAAAGAAGGCTATGTGACCTGGCTTATGTCACACAGCCTCCTGACCTTTGAACAGGCAGAATCGGTTTTTTATTTTCAAATGAATGGCTGCCTTTCCATCAACAGACTGATGCTCCGCAATCACTGTAATGACTGGAAACAGATTCAGACAGTAATCGACAAATTTATCAAAGCCGGGCTGGAAAGTTTTCTGATTCATGATCAGAGAGAAGAAAAGACTTCCGATAATTTTTGCAGCAAAATTTCTCCAACTGTTACCGCATCTTCTACACTCAGATAA
- a CDS encoding ATP-binding protein — MGHVIAVSGKGGVGKTTLCGLLIQYLCESGKRPVLAVDADANANLNEVLGVEPEITLGELREEIERAGVDPRYQIPAGMTKQAYLEMRLSDAIAEEDDYDLMVMGRTQGQGCYCFVNGLVQTQVQKLQSHYPYIVVDNEAGMEHISRGILPMMEVAILVSDCSRRGVQAAGRIAKLMKELNFKPQKTGLIVNRVPDGKLDAGTLEEIRNQGLELLGVVPHDDQVYQYDCDGKPIIRLPKDSPVRSALGEIVKKLGL; from the coding sequence ATGGGACATGTAATTGCAGTATCAGGAAAAGGTGGCGTAGGAAAAACAACTCTTTGTGGATTGTTGATCCAGTATTTATGTGAAAGCGGAAAACGTCCGGTCCTGGCGGTGGATGCAGATGCAAATGCAAATTTGAACGAAGTGCTTGGTGTTGAACCGGAGATTACACTCGGAGAACTGAGAGAAGAGATTGAACGTGCAGGAGTTGATCCACGATATCAGATTCCGGCAGGAATGACAAAACAGGCATATCTGGAAATGCGTCTTTCTGATGCGATTGCAGAAGAAGACGATTATGATTTGATGGTAATGGGACGAACCCAGGGACAGGGCTGCTATTGTTTTGTAAATGGTCTTGTGCAGACCCAGGTTCAGAAACTGCAAAGCCATTATCCATATATTGTGGTTGATAACGAAGCAGGTATGGAACATATCAGCAGAGGAATCCTGCCAATGATGGAAGTTGCCATTCTTGTAAGTGACTGTTCCAGAAGAGGTGTTCAGGCAGCCGGACGTATTGCAAAGCTGATGAAGGAGTTAAACTTTAAACCACAGAAAACTGGGTTAATCGTGAATCGTGTTCCGGATGGAAAACTGGATGCCGGAACTCTGGAAGAAATCCGAAATCAGGGACTGGAACTGTTAGGGGTTGTACCACATGATGACCAGGTATATCAGTATGACTGTGATGGAAAGCCGATCATACGGCTTCCGAAAGATTCTCCTGTAAGAAGTGCACTGGGAGAAATTGTAAAGAAGTTGGGATTGTGA
- a CDS encoding family 43 glycosylhydrolase, translating to MKIYYQHPQTWFGDCMPFGKGDTFYLFHQRDTRVPCPFGEPFGWDLATTKDFVTYEDCGVAIPRGTDEEQDQFIFAGSICEDREGKYHAFYTGYNRDYPKQGKPSQVLMHAVSEDLKHWTKTQDAVTFVPQPGYDPDDWRDPFVLWDDESEKYILILGARLEGDKHKTTGRTVYFTSDDLADWEFQGDFWAPDLFTMHEMPDLFKMGDWWYLITTEYSHASTQVYRMAKSLKGPWIAPDDDAFDGRAYYAGRTFMLNNQRILFGWVPTRANETDSANLWYRPEADKEDFIWAGTFVAHELYQREDGTLGCRIPDTVWNAFKDEKKLDDVKLEKESGRALQHVVTKTGDCYRYEADVTFAEGTRGFSIGVRAQEADDEFYSFTFECPKDRVTFEKSPNWPWPQMNNMGLERLIRLVPGKKYHVQIIVDDTIATLYVDGVALNTRMYTNPGEGICLGVTDGSAVFENQSIAYL from the coding sequence ATGAAAATTTACTATCAGCATCCACAGACCTGGTTTGGCGATTGTATGCCTTTTGGAAAGGGTGATACTTTTTACCTTTTTCATCAGAGAGATACCAGAGTGCCGTGCCCTTTTGGAGAGCCGTTTGGCTGGGATCTGGCAACCACAAAGGATTTTGTGACTTATGAGGATTGCGGTGTGGCGATTCCGAGAGGAACGGATGAAGAGCAGGATCAGTTTATCTTTGCCGGAAGTATCTGCGAAGACAGAGAAGGAAAATATCATGCATTCTACACCGGTTACAACAGAGATTATCCAAAACAGGGAAAACCATCTCAGGTACTGATGCATGCGGTCAGTGAGGATCTGAAACACTGGACAAAGACGCAGGATGCAGTGACCTTTGTTCCGCAGCCGGGATATGATCCGGATGACTGGAGAGATCCGTTTGTACTGTGGGATGACGAATCTGAAAAATATATTCTGATCCTGGGGGCACGTCTGGAAGGAGACAAGCATAAAACAACAGGAAGAACCGTTTATTTTACATCAGATGATCTTGCAGACTGGGAGTTTCAGGGGGATTTCTGGGCACCGGATCTGTTTACCATGCATGAGATGCCGGATCTTTTCAAGATGGGAGACTGGTGGTATCTGATCACAACAGAATATTCCCATGCATCCACACAGGTATACCGTATGGCAAAAAGTCTGAAAGGACCGTGGATCGCACCGGATGACGATGCTTTTGACGGAAGAGCTTATTATGCAGGAAGAACCTTCATGCTGAACAATCAGAGGATTCTGTTCGGATGGGTTCCGACACGTGCCAACGAGACAGACAGTGCAAATCTCTGGTACAGACCGGAGGCAGATAAAGAAGATTTTATCTGGGCAGGAACCTTTGTAGCACATGAACTGTACCAGAGAGAAGACGGCACATTAGGCTGCCGGATCCCGGATACGGTATGGAATGCATTTAAGGATGAGAAAAAGCTGGATGATGTAAAACTGGAAAAAGAATCAGGAAGAGCATTACAGCATGTAGTAACGAAGACCGGTGACTGCTATCGATACGAAGCAGATGTCACATTTGCTGAAGGTACCCGTGGATTTTCAATCGGAGTACGGGCTCAGGAAGCGGATGATGAATTCTATTCCTTTACATTTGAATGCCCGAAGGATCGTGTGACCTTCGAGAAATCTCCGAACTGGCCATGGCCACAGATGAATAACATGGGACTGGAACGTCTGATTCGTCTGGTTCCTGGAAAGAAATATCATGTACAGATTATCGTGGATGATACGATTGCTACACTGTATGTGGACGGAGTTGCCTTGAATACCCGCATGTATACAAATCCTGGGGAGGGAATCTGCCTGGGAGTTACAGATGGAAGTGCGGTATTTGAGAATCAGAGTATTGCATATCTGTAA
- a CDS encoding Rrf2 family transcriptional regulator has product MKYSTKLSDTIHILIFIALGDDEQLSSTKIAESIKTNPAYVRQLMATLKNAGIVVNTQGHANAALAKSADKITMYDIYRAVEGDKPLLHLDTDTNPDCGIGINIQFAIGDFYHEIQNMVDEKMKSITLQDIIDRYYFKIRKVKNL; this is encoded by the coding sequence ATGAAATATTCCACAAAGCTTAGTGACACCATTCATATTCTTATATTTATTGCTCTTGGAGATGACGAACAACTCTCAAGCACAAAAATTGCAGAAAGCATCAAGACAAACCCGGCTTATGTCAGACAGCTTATGGCAACCCTGAAAAATGCAGGCATTGTTGTCAACACACAAGGTCATGCGAATGCCGCTCTTGCAAAATCGGCAGATAAAATCACTATGTATGACATCTACCGAGCCGTAGAGGGCGATAAGCCGCTACTTCACCTGGACACAGATACCAATCCGGATTGTGGAATCGGTATCAACATTCAATTCGCTATTGGGGACTTCTATCATGAAATTCAAAATATGGTAGATGAAAAAATGAAATCCATTACATTGCAGGATATTATTGATCGGTATTATTTTAAAATCAGAAAAGTTAAAAACCTTTAA
- a CDS encoding AAA family ATPase — MRNHWTEIEKYLEDQKIAQELIGELRDFHMRYEVEDQVKERVEKPNILFYGKKILEMSMAALLQGDNLLLSGAKATGKNVLCETLAWIFGRPEYDISFHVNTDSADLIGTDTFINNEVRLRKGPIYQCAELGGFGILDEINMAKNDAVSVLHATLDHRRRIDIPGYNRILLHPATRFIGTMNYGYAGTRELNEALVSRFMVIDMPEMDEDSVLFVLRQHFPEGKKSALKAFAGLFLDLQIKAYHGEISTKSLDLRGLVSAVKATRSGLSPIEAIQMGIINKSFDVFEKEIVEDVVSTRIPSSWTGKDIWG, encoded by the coding sequence ATGAGAAATCATTGGACAGAAATAGAAAAATATTTAGAAGACCAGAAGATAGCGCAGGAACTAATTGGAGAACTGAGAGATTTTCACATGCGTTATGAGGTAGAGGATCAGGTAAAGGAACGGGTAGAAAAACCGAATATCCTATTTTATGGGAAAAAGATTCTGGAAATGTCAATGGCAGCGCTTCTTCAGGGAGATAACCTGTTACTTTCCGGTGCGAAAGCTACAGGAAAAAATGTGCTATGTGAGACACTGGCATGGATATTCGGAAGACCGGAATACGACATTTCTTTTCATGTAAATACAGACAGTGCCGATCTGATTGGAACGGATACCTTTATAAATAATGAGGTTCGCCTTCGGAAAGGCCCCATCTACCAATGCGCGGAATTGGGAGGATTTGGAATCCTGGATGAAATCAATATGGCAAAAAATGATGCCGTTTCTGTACTGCATGCCACATTGGATCATCGGCGCAGAATTGATATTCCAGGATATAACAGGATTTTACTTCATCCGGCAACACGATTTATCGGTACGATGAATTATGGTTACGCAGGTACCAGAGAGTTAAATGAAGCATTGGTTTCAAGGTTTATGGTAATTGATATGCCTGAAATGGATGAGGATAGTGTCCTTTTTGTATTAAGACAACATTTTCCAGAGGGAAAAAAAAGTGCACTGAAGGCTTTTGCAGGATTGTTTCTGGATTTGCAGATCAAAGCTTATCATGGAGAAATCTCAACAAAATCTCTCGACCTGAGAGGATTGGTTTCTGCTGTAAAGGCAACAAGAAGCGGACTTTCTCCAATTGAGGCAATCCAGATGGGGATCATAAATAAAAGTTTTGATGTATTTGAAAAAGAGATCGTAGAAGATGTGGTTTCTACCAGAATCCCATCTTCCTGGACCGGAAAAGACATATGGGGGTAA
- a CDS encoding SIR2 family NAD-dependent protein deacylase, giving the protein MKMNVYQEISQIIKEADGILIGASNGLSIAEGYNIFADDAWFQENMGDFREKYGLRCVLHGFSVPMKVEEKWAFVSRLVKAKAMQDEPSEIMKNIYALVKDKEYFVVTSNAEDHFVPAGFEADRVFEMEGKLTQMRCKNRCHDEVYPDQKAVLAMTEEEVNGRVPKELLPKCPKCGGDMEVNWGEISSFTATKNWKEKAARYQEFIQNLHGKKLVILEFGIGWRNQMIKAPLMQLAAVEPQARYITFNKGEIYIPEEIKEKSIGVDGNLTVALKEIRKEI; this is encoded by the coding sequence ATGAAGATGAATGTATATCAAGAGATAAGTCAAATCATCAAAGAAGCAGATGGTATTTTGATTGGAGCCAGTAATGGTTTGTCTATCGCAGAGGGATATAATATTTTTGCAGATGACGCATGGTTTCAGGAAAATATGGGAGATTTCAGAGAAAAATACGGACTGCGTTGTGTTTTACACGGATTTTCAGTGCCAATGAAGGTAGAAGAAAAGTGGGCATTTGTAAGCAGACTTGTTAAGGCAAAAGCTATGCAGGATGAGCCGAGTGAGATTATGAAAAACATCTATGCACTAGTAAAAGATAAAGAATATTTCGTAGTAACTTCCAATGCGGAGGATCATTTTGTGCCGGCAGGTTTTGAGGCAGACCGTGTTTTTGAAATGGAAGGGAAATTAACCCAGATGCGGTGCAAGAACAGATGTCATGACGAGGTCTATCCTGATCAAAAAGCAGTTCTCGCCATGACAGAAGAGGAAGTAAACGGAAGAGTACCCAAAGAGTTACTGCCGAAATGTCCAAAATGCGGTGGAGATATGGAAGTAAATTGGGGTGAGATATCCTCGTTTACAGCAACGAAAAATTGGAAGGAAAAGGCTGCCCGCTATCAAGAATTTATTCAGAATTTACATGGAAAGAAGCTGGTAATTCTGGAATTTGGCATTGGTTGGAGAAATCAGATGATTAAAGCTCCTTTGATGCAGCTTGCAGCAGTAGAACCGCAGGCAAGATATATCACATTTAACAAGGGCGAAATTTACATTCCAGAGGAAATCAAAGAAAAATCCATCGGTGTGGATGGTAATCTTACGGTAGCGTTAAAGGAAATCAGAAAGGAAATCTAA
- a CDS encoding DUF3786 domain-containing protein, with translation MEYKNQTENRAFQEMLQAAVKRLQNRSGEDLAAKSGAAFHSSRNVLEVLSFNETIEIQLPEFRINSNMDEWHYLTLLHYLDMADGTEGSQKLITFGNLKDGLIRGTRFDRTAEQKLEKLLQDKDPEKIQKACKNLGAEFTETKADLCAVFPVLPRYPVTLKIWFADEEFPASGKIFLQDHADHYLSVEDAVTVGEILLQKLSEVFSSL, from the coding sequence ATGGAATACAAAAATCAAACAGAAAATCGTGCATTTCAGGAAATGTTGCAGGCAGCAGTAAAACGGCTGCAAAATCGTTCCGGAGAGGATCTTGCTGCAAAAAGTGGGGCTGCTTTTCATAGCAGCCGAAATGTGCTTGAAGTACTGAGTTTTAATGAAACGATTGAAATTCAACTCCCTGAGTTTCGTATTAACTCAAACATGGACGAATGGCATTATCTGACATTGCTGCATTATCTGGATATGGCCGATGGAACAGAAGGTTCACAGAAGCTCATTACTTTTGGTAATCTGAAAGATGGATTGATTCGAGGAACCAGGTTTGACCGGACTGCAGAGCAGAAACTGGAAAAGCTTTTGCAGGATAAAGATCCTGAGAAAATTCAGAAAGCATGTAAAAACCTAGGTGCAGAATTCACAGAGACAAAGGCGGATCTGTGTGCTGTTTTTCCAGTTCTGCCAAGATATCCGGTAACTTTAAAGATATGGTTTGCAGATGAAGAATTTCCTGCATCTGGCAAAATATTTCTTCAGGATCATGCCGATCATTATCTGAGTGTAGAAGATGCGGTAACAGTTGGAGAAATTTTGCTGCAAAAATTATCGGAAGTCTTTTCTTCTCTCTGA
- a CDS encoding DUF6783 domain-containing protein has product MQAPLCGIFYPHSVAVARYAALIRIKSPTNWDSQLTKSLFQTRSS; this is encoded by the coding sequence CTGCAAGCCCCACTTTGCGGTATATTTTACCCTCATTCGGTTGCCGTAGCCCGCTACGCCGCCCTCATTCGGATAAAATCTCCCACAAACTGGGACTCGCAGCTCACGAAAAGCCTTTTTCAAACACGCTCTAGTTAG
- a CDS encoding C-GCAxxG-C-C family protein has product MTREEKAVYYKHNGFNCCQSVIKAMIDSSDSDKEILTNAASGFAVGMGGMEATCGALIGATMMAGIVKPGRKSAITAREILNKFQEYSGATICKDLKGKDTGVVLCECDDCIRNAIRAFNEVLPMESEREG; this is encoded by the coding sequence ATGACAAGAGAAGAAAAAGCAGTATATTACAAACATAATGGATTTAATTGCTGTCAGTCGGTTATCAAGGCAATGATCGATTCATCAGATTCTGATAAGGAAATACTGACGAATGCTGCATCCGGATTTGCGGTAGGTATGGGAGGTATGGAAGCAACTTGTGGTGCATTGATTGGAGCAACCATGATGGCGGGAATTGTAAAGCCAGGGAGGAAAAGTGCGATAACGGCACGGGAGATATTAAACAAATTTCAGGAATATTCAGGAGCAACTATATGTAAAGACCTAAAGGGAAAGGATACAGGTGTTGTACTCTGTGAATGTGATGATTGCATTCGCAATGCAATACGGGCTTTTAACGAGGTGTTGCCGATGGAATCAGAAAGGGAAGGATAG
- a CDS encoding SIR2 family NAD-dependent protein deacylase: protein MKTQMNYSRHYSTYASGGTAVVLSKQKPLPYGEQIQEFVRRVQEAECIIVGGASGLSAAGGGDFYYSDTPSFREHFGKFADKYGFKGAFSGMMHRFSTRNEHWGYVATFLNTTQNAPIREPYLDLDRILQGKDFHILTTNQDTQFVKIYPEEKVSEIQGDHRFFQCSQCCQDETWDAVQPVADMIAAMGAGTMVPDELIPRCPHCGAEMFPWVRGYGNFLQGKKYEEEYEKISKYIQKNKDRKILLIELGVGRMTPMFIQEPFWELTNSLKDAYYISVNSEYQFLPEFIEDKGIAILGDIGTVLKDLLKAKEESAFV from the coding sequence ATGAAAACACAAATGAACTATTCCAGACACTATAGTACCTATGCATCCGGCGGTACTGCTGTAGTGTTGAGCAAACAAAAACCACTTCCTTATGGGGAACAGATTCAGGAATTTGTTCGCAGAGTGCAGGAGGCAGAGTGTATCATAGTAGGCGGAGCATCCGGTTTATCAGCGGCTGGAGGTGGTGACTTTTATTATAGTGATACCCCTTCTTTTCGTGAGCATTTTGGAAAATTTGCAGATAAGTATGGATTCAAGGGTGCTTTTAGCGGCATGATGCATCGGTTTTCTACAAGAAATGAACACTGGGGATATGTGGCAACCTTTTTAAATACTACACAAAATGCCCCTATCAGAGAGCCATATCTGGATTTGGATAGAATCTTGCAGGGAAAGGATTTTCATATCTTAACGACTAATCAGGATACACAGTTTGTAAAGATTTATCCGGAAGAAAAGGTCAGTGAGATTCAGGGAGATCATCGTTTCTTCCAGTGTTCCCAGTGTTGTCAGGATGAAACATGGGATGCCGTACAACCTGTGGCAGATATGATTGCGGCTATGGGAGCGGGGACAATGGTGCCGGATGAACTGATTCCTCGCTGCCCTCATTGTGGTGCGGAAATGTTTCCGTGGGTAAGAGGATATGGGAATTTTCTGCAAGGGAAAAAATACGAAGAAGAATATGAGAAAATCTCAAAATACATTCAAAAGAACAAAGATAGAAAAATCCTTTTGATAGAACTTGGAGTAGGGCGCATGACACCGATGTTTATACAGGAACCGTTTTGGGAACTGACAAACAGCTTGAAAGATGCATATTATATTTCCGTAAATTCAGAATATCAGTTTTTGCCGGAATTCATTGAAGATAAGGGGATTGCTATTTTGGGAGATATAGGAACAGTGTTAAAAGATTTGCTGAAAGCAAAAGAGGAAAGTGCATTTGTATAG